From one Rosa rugosa chromosome 4, drRosRugo1.1, whole genome shotgun sequence genomic stretch:
- the LOC133745207 gene encoding uncharacterized protein LOC133745207, with protein sequence MANEYNRFNHHHHHYHHHHAHAHAHLHINHRGTFLPMLCSRPSIKDVQVPSNAFFSNGSVSPKISCIGQVKRNNKVSGFPITSQTNNSSNNIKYSKLKKLFSGKNLTAATPTKTATAATATSCPSRSRRPQVSNVKQDHCAITTTINLVDLDPPLPVIKRVHKSPQEGEEDSLWKRRSGGAALKGLQLKQLHHPRHQTQSTSV encoded by the coding sequence ATGGCCAATGAGTACAATCGCTTcaaccatcaccaccaccactaccaccACCATCACGCTCACGCTCACGCTCATCTGCATATAAATCACAGAGGCACATTCTTGCCCATGTTATGTTCAAGACCATCGATCAAAGATGTCCAGGTTCCAAGTAATGCTTTCTTCTCCAATGGCTCTGTGTCTCCAAAAATCAGTTGTATAGGCCAAGTTAAGAGGAACAACAAAGTTTCTGGCTTCCCGATCACCTCTCAAACTAACAACAGCAGCAACAATATCAAGTATTCCAAGCTCAAGAAACTCTTCTCGGGCAAAAACCTCACCGCCGCCACTCCAACTAAAACCGCCACTGctgccaccgccaccagctGTCCAAGCAGAAGCAGGAGACCACAAGTGAGTAATGTGAAACAAGATCATTGTGCTATTACAACAACAATCAACTTAGTTGATCTGGATCCTCCTCTACCTGTGATCAAGAGAGTACATAAATCTCCCCAAGAAGGAGAGGAGGACAGTCTTTGGAAGAGAAGATCTGGTGGGGCTGCACTCAAAGGTTTGCAGCTGAAACAACTTCACCATCCTAGACATCAAACTCAATCCACAAGTGTGTGA
- the LOC133746260 gene encoding histone acetyltransferase of the MYST family 1-like, with the protein MGSIGTSPVAENGSDTPNGATVTYDGENKPHSGDGYPPSAAETTPESEASKKRRMSMLPLEVGTSVMCRWRDSKYHPVKVIERRRVHGGGPNDYEYYVHYTEFNRRLDEWVKLDQLDLDSVEAVVDEKVEDKVTSLKMTRHQKRKIDETHVEGHEELDAASLREHEEFTKVKNIATIELGRYEIETWYFSPFPPEYNDSLKLYFCEFCLNFMKRKEQLQRHMRKCDLKHPPGDEIYRNHTLSMFEVDGKKNKVYGQNLCYLAKLFLDHKTLYYDVDLFLFYILCECDDRGCHMVGYFSKEKHSEESYNLACILTLPPYQRKGYGKFLIAFSYELSKKEGKVGTPERPLSDLGLLSYRGYWTRVLLDILKKHKGNISIKELSDMTAIKAEDILTTLQSLELIQYRKGQHVICADPKVLDRHLKAAGPAGLEVDVGKLIWTPYKEQG; encoded by the exons ATGGGTTCGATAGGCACATCTCCGGTTGCGGAAAACGGTTCTGATACTCCCAACGGCGCCACCGTCACATACGACGGCGAGAACAAGCCTCACTCCGGCGATGGCTATCCTCCCTCGGCCGCCGAGACGACGCCGGAGTCGGAAGCGTCGAAGAAGCGGAGGATGTCCATGCTTCCTTTGGAGGTCGGCACGAGTGTAATGTGTCGTTGGAGAGACTCTAAGTACCATCCCGTCAAGGTTATCGAACGCCGGAGGGTTCACGGCGGCGGGCCCAACGATTACGAGTATTACGTCCACTACACCGAGT TCAATAGGAGGCTTGATGAGTGGGTGAAACTTGATCAACTTGATCTTGATTCAGTAGAGGCTGTTGTTGATGAGAAAGTGGAGGACAAG GTTACAAGCTTGAAAATGACTCGCCATCAGAAGCGGAAGATCGATGAGACACATGTGGAG GGGCATGAAGAACTTGATGCTGCCAGCTTACGCGAACATGAAGAATTCACAAAAGTGAAAAATATAGCGACTATAGAACTTGGAAGATATGAGATTGAGACATGGTACTTCTCCCCCTTTCCACCAGAATATAATGACTCTTTGAAGCTGTACTTTTGTGAGTTTTGTCTCAATTTCATGAAGCGCAAAGAACAGCTTCAGAGGCATATG AGGAAGTGTGATCTCAAGCATCCTCCTGGTGATGAGATATACCGGAATCATACGCTTTCTATGTTCGAG GTTGATGGTAAAAAGAACAAGGTTTATGGACAGAATCTTTGTTATTTGGCAAAGCTGTTTCTTGATCACAAGACCCTGTATTATGATGTTGACCTTTTTCTATTTTACATTCTATGTGAATGTGATGATCGGGGATGCCATATGGTCGGATATTTTTCAAAG GAAAAGCATTCGGAGGAGTCCTATAACTTGGCATGTATCCTTACCCTTCCTCCTTATCAAAGAAAAGGCTATGGAAAATTTTTAATTGCCTTTT CATATGAACTATCCAAGAAAGAAGGTAAAGTTGGTACGCCCGAGAGGCCGCTCTCTGATCTAGGACTCTTGAGTTACCGAGGATACTGGACTCGGGTGCTTCTAGACATCTTGAAAAAGCATAAGGGAAATATTTCCATCAAG GAGCTCAGTGACATGACTGCCATCAAGGCAGAGGATATTTTGACCACTCTTCAGAGTCTAGAATTAATTCAGTACAGGAAAGGGCAGCATGTCATCTGTGCTGATCCAAAAGTCCTGGACCGTCATCTTAAAGCAGCTGGTCCTGCTGGTCTGGAGGTTGATGTCGGCAAATTGATCTGGACGCCGTATAAAGAGCAAGGCTGA
- the LOC133742668 gene encoding uncharacterized protein LOC133742668 encodes MKGAFDLLLWEAAPPPNWVKLHFDGAYDVKNGRDGMGAVVRDEFGRMQGALAVPVDGSLSPLATEAAALRYGILYCKELSFTKVKIEGDALNVLKALDCNDIDLSEIEAVIEDVKHVMVEMEMVKWKHVWKKYNQLARALARLALTMAESMFCKEISPIWLQDLVEKYTT; translated from the exons ATGAAAGGTGCATTTG ATTTGTTACTTTGGGAGGCTGCTCCTCCTCCTAATTGGGTGAAGCTACACTTTGATGGTGCATATGATGTAAAAAATGGAAGAGATGGTATGGGTGCAGTAGTACGTGATGAATTTGGAAGGATGCAGGGTGCTTTGGCTGTTCCTGTTGATGGTTCACTTAGTCCATTAGCAACAGAAGCTGCAGCTTTAAGGTATGGAATTCTTTATTGTAAAGAGTTGAGTTTTACTAAAGTTAAGATTGAAGGTGATGCTTTGAATGTGTTGAAGGCTTTAGATTGTAATGACATTGATTTGAGTGAGATTGAGGCTGTCATTGAGGATGTCAAACATGTGATGgtagagatggagatggttaAGTGGAAACATGTTTGGAAAAAGTATAATCAGCTTGCTCGTGCTTTAGCCCGGTTAGCTTTGACTATGGCTGAGAGTATGTTTTGCAAGGAAATTAGCCCTATTTGGCTACAAGACCTTGTGGAGAAATACACTACGTAA